TCTCAACGGTGAGTGGCGACGGGTTTTTGCACGCGCTCGCAACCTGCCAAAGCGACTGAAGACCAGATCAAGTTCAAGGACCCAAGAAATGGGCACAAGCGAAAGATAGTGCGTTGACAGACCAAGCAGAGATTCCCGAATCGGCTGGATCAGTATCCGAGTCTGTGAGGCGGAGTCGCAAAGAGATAAAGCGTGACGCAGTAGCGGCCGCGCGAGAAGAAAAAGACGCAAGGATAGCGATTAAGGCGTTGCCTCCAAAAGAGCGTAAGGCAGCGGAGAACGCAGCAAAAGAAACCAACAAGCGAGAAAAGACGGCGCGGCAAGCGGCACGAAAGCAAATGCCTCGTTCTGAGCGGAAAGCGGACAAACGCGAAGCTCGCATTTTCCGCAAGGTTGCGCATCGTCGTCGTAGAGCAGTCGGATGGGGAATTGTTGCAGTCGTAGTGGTGGGAGTAGCAGTGGCCGCCGCCCCCTACGTGTCGGACATCAGGCGCCTGTTCAGCATTACTGCCAACTCAGAAACTGCTGAAGGGCAGGCCGCGCGTGAAGCGGGAATGCGGGTTGCGAATCAGGTCTCGGACGAGGGACTTGTGCTACTAAAGAACGATGGTGACCTGCTGCCGGTCCGAGATGGAAAGATTAACGTCTTCGGTTTCGCCTCGTTCAATGTGCGCTACGGCGGCGGCGGGTCGGGCGGAGCTGATCTCTCACAGGCCGTTAACCTATATGACGCTCTTCAAGGTGCCGGTATCGAATACAACCCGGAGCTGTTCAAGACGATGCAGGACAACGGAGCCTCGCTCAACACGGCTAACTCCACCGGATTGGTCCAGGTCGTAAAGTCGTTCGTCCTGCCGACCAAGGAAGATGAAAAAGCCCCGACGTACCTGACGGATGAAGTCATGGAACAGGCGGCTCAATTCTCAGATGTTGCTCTGGTGGTGATTGGAAACGATGGGGTTGAGGCTCAAGACTTCGCTCCCGAACAACTGCGACTTACCCAGGTTCAGCGTGACCTGCTTGATCGCATTTCTTCTAAGTTCGAGAACATCGTTGTCATCATTAACTCTGGTAATCAGATGGAACTTGGGTTTCTCGACGAGTACCCGCAGATCAAGAGTGCCTTATGGATTGGTACCCCCGGTCCGTTCGGCACGGTCTCACTGGCGGATACGCTCGCAGGAGATATCAACCCATCAGGACGCCTGAGCAACACGTACGCATACGACGTCGAGACGGCCCCTGCAACCGTCAATTTCGGTGACTACAAGTACGAGAACGCCAAGCGGGCATTCCTCAACTACCAAGAGGGGATCTACGTCGGATACCGCTATTACGAAACACGGTATGAGGCGGACGAGGCCGGGTACCAACAGGCGGTTCAGTTCCCGTTTGGCTATGGTTTGAGTTACACAGACTTCGAATGGAAGGTCTCAGAGCCGGTTATTGACGCAGATCAGATTGCGATTGTTGTCGAAGTGACCAACAGCGGCAGCCGCGCGGGGAAGGACGTTGTTCAGGTCTACTACACCCCACCATGGAGCGAGGGTGGAATCGAGAAGTCCTCGAAGAACCTGGTGGCGTACCAGAAGACCTCTGAGATTGCCCCTGGAGACACCGAAACGGTGAAGTTGGTGTTCCCAGTGCGCGACATGTCCTCGTGGGACGAGTCTGGCGGCGGAGGATACGTACTTGATGCCGGAGGTTACAAGATCCACGTGAGTAGCGACGCTCACAACTCCGTTGCCGCGTTCGACTATGTCGTTCCTACGAGGGTCGAGTATCGACAAGACGAGGTAACGGGCACGGAGCTTATGAACCTGTTCCCCTATGCGCACGGTGATTTTTCCTATCTATCACGCGGTGACTGGGAGGGCACGTATCCAAATCCCGACGACAGGAACTATGTCGCAAGTCAAGAGTTACTGGATGCCATGTTCCCAAAGGATATTCCGGCCGAGGGAGAACTCCCGATCTACGGTGCGGACAACGGGATCATGCTCGCTGATCTCAAGGGTCTTTCCTTCAATGACGCCAAGTGGGATCTGTTCCTTGACCAACTTACTAAGGAGGAGCAGGTCAATCTGTTCTCCCGTGGTGGTTGGAAGACTGAGTCGGTGGATCGACTGGGAATTCCCTCCACCGTACTGCTCGATGGGCCAGCGGGTCTCAACTCATTCTTCAGCAACGTGACTGCAGCGTCGTATCCGACAGCGGCAACAGTGGCGTCGACCTGGAATGACGAACTGGCCCAGACCATCGGTGACGCGGTCGGTGAGGAAGCAAACGCCTACGGAGTTCAGGGATGGTACGCGCCGGGGATGAACATCCAGCGAAGCGCACTTGGCGGACGCAACTTCGAGTACTACTCTGAGGACCCGCTTCTGTCAGGCAAGATGGGTGCCGCAATGGTGCGCGGAGCAGAGAATCAGGGCATCGTCACGTTCATGAAGCACTTTGTGCTGAACGATCAGGAAATCAATGCGCGGAGCGGCGTTAATGTCTTCGCGAACGAGCAGGCAATGCGTGAGCTCTATCTACGTCCCTTCGAAATCACGGTTAAGGAGGGCGGCGGGACAGGCGCAATGTCCTCATTCATCCATATCGGTCCAATTTGGTCCGGCGGCAACTCCCAGCTATTGCAAGACCTGTTGCGGGAGCAGTGGGGATTTGAGGGTGTAGTTTCGACCGATGCGGTTCTTGGCGGGTTCATGAACCCCACATTTGCAGCGCTGAATGGAAACGACCTGATGCTTTCGGCAATGGGTAGTGCCACAGCGAAGACCACGATGAACGCGGTCAACCACGATCCGGTCGGTGTTGGGAATGCCCTGCGTGAACGAGTTCACCAAATCTGTTACATGGTTTTGGAATCGAACTTGTTTGACTAGGTTGTGCCTCCTATATCTCTGCTCGCTGTGGTGATCGGGAAATCCGCGTTTGCTACGTTGTTATCGTTGGCTTTGCCACCAGCAAAGCAAAGCCTCCTCTTCCGCCTTGCAACCACGAATTTCCCGGGCATCCTCGCCTGAGCACAGATATAGGAGACACGCCCTAGTTGTGTCAGCGGGGTCGTGTGAGTGATCGCACGGCCCCGTTGTGGGCTGGCTCCTGCTTCCGAGGGAGGCGCTACTGCTAAAGTTGTCATCGACCGTAAGGGTCACGTCATCAGTCGTGGCTCGACGTAAGTGGAGAAATCCCACCTGGGTGCCGATATCAGGCCCAGCCGCAAGCGGCAGGGAAGATAAGAAGACAGGCGCCGGGTAACAGACGGAATGCTTTCGCATGCCGCCTGGATTTCTCCGTTGCCACGTCAAAGGGCACGGAGTTTTTCTTTGCCCGAAAGAAGTTTTGGAAGGAGAGTCCCATCAGCGACGAACTTCGTATTAATGACCGCATCCGTGTACCCGAGGTGCGACTAGTTGGCCCTGCGGGCGAACAGGTCGGAGTTGTGCGCGTTGAAGATGCGCTACGGGTTGCCGAAGATGCCGGTTTAGACCTGGTTGAGGTGGCCCCAGATGCGCGTCCTCCGGTCGCGAAACTGATGGACTATGGGAAGTTCAAGTACGAGGCCGGACAAAAGGCCCGCGATGCTCGCCGCAATCAGGCGAACACTGCGCTGAAGGAAATTCGCTTCCGCATTAAGATCGACGAGCACGATTTCGAGACAAAGACCGGACATGTTCGCCGGTTCCTTGAGCAGGGGGACAAGGTCAAGGTAATGATCATGTTCCGTGGGCGCGAGCAGCAGCGTCCGGAGGCGGGTATTCGTCTTCTTCAACGTCTCGCAGAGCAGGTCGAAGAGATCAGCACAGTGGAGTCTCTACCGCGTCAGGATGGACGCAATATGACGATGGTTCTTGCTCCGACTCGCAGGAAGGCAGACGCAATGGTTGACCAGCGCGAACGCCGACGCGCCGAGCGGGAAGCACGCCGCGCGAAGCACGAGGAACGGGCTCAGCGAGACACTGCTAGGCACGGAAAGCCTCAGGCCGACTCACAGACCAACGAACAGTAGTAGAACAGACTTCTGCGCGCGGGCCTCTAACGGGGTCTGGATGCGTCGCAGGAAAACGAAATAGGGAAAAGAAGATGCCGAAGAACAAGACTCACTCCGGTGCTAAGAAGCGCTTTCGCACCACGGGCTCTGGAAAGCTCATGCGCCAGCGCGCTGGTCGCCGTCACCTGCTCGAACACAAGTCCTCACGCCGTACACGCCGTCTAGAGGGTGACGTTGTCGTTGCAAAGAACGACCAGAAAGAAGTTCGTCGCCTGCTGGGCAAGTGACGCTGAACTGGAAATAGGAGAGAACTTCAATGGCACGTGTAAAGCGCTCAGTCAACGCTAAGAAGAAGCGTCGCGAGGTACTTGAACAGGCATCGGGCTACCGCGGACAGCGTTCACGCCTGTACCGCAAGGCGAAAGAACAGGTAACCCACTCAAACGTCTACGCCTACCGCGATCGTCGTAATAAGAAGCGTGACTTCCGTCGTCTGTGGATCCAGCGCATCAACGCTGCGGCTCGCGCCGAGGGACTAACCTACAACCGCCTTATCCAGGGCCTTAACTTGGCAGGGGTTGAAGTTGATCGCCGTATGCTCGCTGAGTTGGCCGTCAACGAGCCTGCCAGCTTCTCGGCACTCGTAAAGGTTGCAAAGGACGCGCTGCCCGAGGACGTAAACGCCCCTAAGGCCGCCTAGTTTCGCTTCGTAAGAACGCAAGTAGAACGCCCGCTCATGCTCGACAACACCAGGTCCGAACGGATCAGGAAAGTTACGGCGCTGAGCGGGCGTTCTGCGCGAAAAAAGAGCGGAAGCATCCTGGTCGAAGGCCC
The sequence above is a segment of the Actinomycetaceae bacterium MB13-C1-2 genome. Coding sequences within it:
- the rpmI gene encoding 50S ribosomal protein L35, with the protein product MPKNKTHSGAKKRFRTTGSGKLMRQRAGRRHLLEHKSSRRTRRLEGDVVVAKNDQKEVRRLLGK
- the rplT gene encoding 50S ribosomal protein L20; translated protein: MARVKRSVNAKKKRREVLEQASGYRGQRSRLYRKAKEQVTHSNVYAYRDRRNKKRDFRRLWIQRINAAARAEGLTYNRLIQGLNLAGVEVDRRMLAELAVNEPASFSALVKVAKDALPEDVNAPKAA
- the infC gene encoding translation initiation factor IF-3, with translation MNDRIRVPEVRLVGPAGEQVGVVRVEDALRVAEDAGLDLVEVAPDARPPVAKLMDYGKFKYEAGQKARDARRNQANTALKEIRFRIKIDEHDFETKTGHVRRFLEQGDKVKVMIMFRGREQQRPEAGIRLLQRLAEQVEEISTVESLPRQDGRNMTMVLAPTRRKADAMVDQRERRRAEREARRAKHEERAQRDTARHGKPQADSQTNEQ
- a CDS encoding glycoside hydrolase family 3 C-terminal domain-containing protein; its protein translation is MTDQAEIPESAGSVSESVRRSRKEIKRDAVAAAREEKDARIAIKALPPKERKAAENAAKETNKREKTARQAARKQMPRSERKADKREARIFRKVAHRRRRAVGWGIVAVVVVGVAVAAAPYVSDIRRLFSITANSETAEGQAAREAGMRVANQVSDEGLVLLKNDGDLLPVRDGKINVFGFASFNVRYGGGGSGGADLSQAVNLYDALQGAGIEYNPELFKTMQDNGASLNTANSTGLVQVVKSFVLPTKEDEKAPTYLTDEVMEQAAQFSDVALVVIGNDGVEAQDFAPEQLRLTQVQRDLLDRISSKFENIVVIINSGNQMELGFLDEYPQIKSALWIGTPGPFGTVSLADTLAGDINPSGRLSNTYAYDVETAPATVNFGDYKYENAKRAFLNYQEGIYVGYRYYETRYEADEAGYQQAVQFPFGYGLSYTDFEWKVSEPVIDADQIAIVVEVTNSGSRAGKDVVQVYYTPPWSEGGIEKSSKNLVAYQKTSEIAPGDTETVKLVFPVRDMSSWDESGGGGYVLDAGGYKIHVSSDAHNSVAAFDYVVPTRVEYRQDEVTGTELMNLFPYAHGDFSYLSRGDWEGTYPNPDDRNYVASQELLDAMFPKDIPAEGELPIYGADNGIMLADLKGLSFNDAKWDLFLDQLTKEEQVNLFSRGGWKTESVDRLGIPSTVLLDGPAGLNSFFSNVTAASYPTAATVASTWNDELAQTIGDAVGEEANAYGVQGWYAPGMNIQRSALGGRNFEYYSEDPLLSGKMGAAMVRGAENQGIVTFMKHFVLNDQEINARSGVNVFANEQAMRELYLRPFEITVKEGGGTGAMSSFIHIGPIWSGGNSQLLQDLLREQWGFEGVVSTDAVLGGFMNPTFAALNGNDLMLSAMGSATAKTTMNAVNHDPVGVGNALRERVHQICYMVLESNLFD